In Candidatus Methylacidiphilales bacterium, the sequence AGCGGGGATTCCGCGGGTGGTGGAACCGTTGCCGGAGCATCGGGAACGTCCTGGGCTGGAATCCATGGCTCCATTGCCAGGAGCAGGAAGAGAAGCAGAATTCCGTGCTTCATGAATGGGTGATGAGCCGGTGTTTTCCGGGGAACGTTTGCCGAAGGGTGGCGGCGACCGACATCCAAGAAGCCCGTGTGCCTTGGGGGAGAGACAGGCTGGCGAGGAACACAACCGGAGCCAACAGGGAGGCGGCGGTCAGCTGGGGTTCCTGGGCCGGTCCGCCGAACCGGACGAGGACCAGAAAGCCCGAGCTGCTCCAGTGCTTCAGGGAACTGGCCACGGATTGGGCCTGGGAGAGCGGGCAGTCGGCGAGATTCATGGTAAAAAGAGAGACGCCGGGGGGAGGGGTTTCGCCGAGGTTGTTGAGGCGGAAACAGGACTGGGTGGGTTGGAGGGGACGGGGCGAGAGATCGACCAGAATGGAAGAAGGAAAAAGGCGGGCGGCCCGTCCGGCCAGGTCGACCCAGAGGGCGTCCTCCTCGGGAAAGGGGAAGGGAGCCCAGCCGCAGATGGGGGACCTTTCGTGGATTCTGGGGACGATCCAGGCGTTCCAGATGGAGTCGTGGCCGTCTGGTTTTGCACCGGACGAAAAGGAGGCGAGCGTATCCATGCCGAGGATCAGCTCCAGTTCACGCCTGGTTTCGATCCGGTTGGAAGCGATTTCCAGGAGAAGGACCAGGGCGAAAGCGAACCCCCCGCAAACGGCGGCGCCAAACAATCCCAAGGCTCCAGTCTTGAAGGTTCTTCCGCGCGTGGAGACCTCGTCCGCGGTGGCCGGGGCGAGGATGCCGAGATAACCGGGGGAACGTTCCTCGAAGATCTTGGCTTCCTGGAAGCGCCCGGCGATGAGTTCCCGGGCGCTGATGAGGGAGGCCTTCCGATCGGCAAGTTTTTGATAGGCCATGGCTTTTTCCGGGATGGCCTGCATTTCCCTGCGTCCGTCCTGGAGCAGCTTCTCCAACTGAGATGACCGGTTGGTGAGGGATTTCTTTTCGTTCTCCAGTTTGATCAATTCGATGTAAAGGGCGTCGCCGACGCCGGTGCCGGTGAAGGAATCATCGCGACGGTTGGGGTCGGCGTTCTGTTGGCGGATTTCATCCTCCAATTGGGAGATGGCGGCCCCGGCCTCCAAGACAATCGGATTGGTTTCGGTGTAGGTGCTGCGGAGTTCCTCGTATTGGGCCCGGAGGGTGCGCAGGCGTTCACCGGCGGGGTTCTGGCTGCGGATGGCGCCGCGGAGGGCGTTGATCTGGGTGTCGAGGCTTTCGAGGGAGATACGGGCGTTGTGGTATTCGAGTTCGATGCCGCTGAGGGAGCGGAGATAGGACTCGATTTCCTTCTGGGCATCGACCATCCCCTCGCGCTGCACCAATTCGACCATCTCCCGGTCGAGGCGGGTGGTTTCCGCGTCCATCGACTCGATTTGCTTTTGGAGGTAGGTACGGATGTCATGGCTTTCGGCGGCTTGGAGGTCGCGGGTGTAGGCGACCAATTCCTCGGCCCAGGTGTTGGCCAGGGCGGTGGTATCTTCCGGGCTGTCAGTGCCCCAGACCTCGAGAATGAGGAGGTCGGTCTTTTTTTCTTCGGTCAGGGAGAAGGCATTCCGGATTTGCGCGACCGTCCTGGGTGGATTGGCGCGGGCAGCGACGCGCTGCAGGGCATCGTAGGAAAAAGCGGCGGAGATGAGGGTGGCGGGTTTGAGGGCGGGCGGGCTGTAGGCCTCACCGAGCCGGGCGGAGCGGAAAACGGAGGTGGCCTGTTTTTTGACCAGGCGGACTTTGACGGAGTAGACCGTGACCGTGGTGGCCAGTCCAAAAGCCAGACCGAGGACCAAGCCGAGTCCGGCGGCACCGAGCCACCAAGGGTAGCGACGAAGGGCGCCGGAGAAGCAGCGGATGGGATCGAGTCCGCGTTGTTTGAGCAAGGTGAGGATGGCAGGTTCCGGTGGGGTGGGAGCAGCGGCTTGAACCGGGCCGGCCGGTGGCGGGTTTGTGGGCGCGGCAAGGGAGGACGGCGGGAGAGCGGGAGAGCGGGGCGGCTGAACAGCGGGAGCCTGTGGCCGGACAACCGGAACCGGCTTCCACTGGCTGACATTCATTTCTTCTTCCGAGGGTGCCATGATGAATGTTAGGTGGGAGACGGAATCAGTGTTGCCGGTGTATTCAATTGGTGGCGACGGAGGTCGCGGAGCACGGTTTCGATGTCCAAGCCCGAGACATGTCGGCGACCCTGCGCGCGGGCATGTTCCATGGAGAGTTTGGCCAGGCGGTTGAGTTCCCGGGGAACAGAGCGGCCCGATGCGCCCAAGACACGCACGGCATCCGCATCGAAGACCTCGCCGGTGGGATGTCCGGCCACGCGCAGGCGGTGGGCAAGGTAGGGTCCGGTATCCTCGGGGGAAAGGCTGCCGAGATGGAAGCGGAGTCCGATCCGCTGGTCGAGGGAGGGCAGGACGGCCACCCGCCTCCTGAGCTCCGGTTGACCTATCAAGACAATCGTCAATAAACCACGGCCTTGGTCGTTGAGGTTGGTCAGGCGGTTGATTTGCGACAGGGTTTCATCGTCCATGTCCTGGGCCTCGTCGAAGAGGAGCAGCAGGTGCCGTTGGTGGAGGCGGTGGAGTTGGTCGAGCATGTCGCGGAAGAGGGCATAGCAATCGTAGAGGTTGGAAGCCCCGGCCGCCTCACGTTCCAGGCCGAAGGCGACCAGGATGCGCTTGAGGTGGTCTTCCAGCCGGAAGAAGGAGTTCTCGAATTGAATGACGCAGATGCGGTCGGGATCGGCCTGGGAGGCGAAAAGGTGGCGGGTCATGGTTTTGCCGCAACCGATTTCACCCGTGAGCATGCCCAGGTACATGGTTTCCTCGGCCACCAGGTAACCGAGCCGGGCAAGGGCCTCGGCGTGGGCACGGCTCTGGAAGTAGAACCGGCTGTCGGTGACCGGTTCGAACGGACGTTCCTGGATCTGCCAATGGGTGAGGAACGGGTTCGTCATGGGAGCAGGGCTTTTTTATCATGCCGGGCCTGCGCGAGCAAATAGCATTGCAGGGTGTCGCGCGCGTTGGATTCCCAGGTGAACCGGGCGGCATGGGCGAGACCGGCGTTGACGCGCCGGGCGCGTTCGGCAGGGGGGAGGGCGATGAGATCCTGGATGGATTGGGCGATGTCCCGGGTATCCGTTGCCCGGAAGCGAAGGGCGTCGGGACCGAGGATTTCGTCGAGCGAGCCCTCGGTGGAGGAGACGACCGGGCAACCGCAGGCCATGGCTTCGAGCGGCGGGAAGCCGAAGCCTTCGAAGAGCGAGGGAAAAACCAGCGCGGTTGCGCCCGCATACCAGAAGGGCAGATCGGCGCGGTCAACAAAGCCCAGGTGATGGATGCGCTCGCGGCAGTGGGAGGCGGCCAGGCGGCGGTGGATTTCCTCCGCCCCATGCCAGTCTGCGCCGCCGATGACGAGGTGCAGCCGGGGCTGCGAAGCGGCCACGGTTTCGAAGGCTTCAAAAAGGCGGATGTGATTTTTGGCCGGGTGTTCCAAACGGGCGATGTAAATGAGGTAGGGGTCGCCCGAGGGCCAGAGGGTGGCCAGGCGTTGGCGGAGGAGGGCGGGTTCAGGGGGATGAAATTGGGCGTGATCCAGTCCGTTCCAAATGACGCGGGTGCCGGTGCGCGGCAGATGGCAGAAGGATTCCAAATCGGCCGCGGTGGCATGGCTCACGGCGGTGAGCACGTCGGCATGTCGGAGAAGGCGGGGCACCACATGACGGCCGTAAGCCATGCGCGCGGCATCGTATTTGCCCGCAAGCTTGAATGCGGCGAGGTCGTGGACAGTCACGACCGAGGCGCAGGGCGGATGCCAGACGGCGCGTCGGTAACTGGGAATGTGGAGCACGTCGATTTTTTCCCGGCGCAGGAGCGCACGGAGACCGGTCTGGTGCCAGAAGACATTGCGGAGTGCGGGCCGCAACGATTCGGGGAGTCCGATCCAACGGAAATGGTCAAGCCAACGGGCGAAAAGCGCACGGTCCTCGTCGAGGCCGATGAGGCAAAGCTCGATATCGGCGGAAATCGAGCGGAAGCCGTCCAAGAGGCCGAAAACATAGGTGGCGATGCCCGAGCGGCCGCGCTGGATGACACTGGTGGAGAGGGCGACTTTCATCCGGCGGGCAGATCCAGGACCCGCTCCAACCGGGCAAGATGGATGACATTGCGGACACTGGCATGAGCGGACGCGATTCGAAAAGCGGCGCCCGGGCGGCGGGAAACCATTTTGAGACAACGCAGGAGGGCGCCGAGTCCGGTGCTGTCCATGAAGGGGCATTGGGAGAGATCGAGGGAGAGCCCCCGCGCCTCCGGAGCCAGGGCCCATTGTTCGAGGACCCAGCCGTAGAAGGCTTCGGAGTTCAGAGCCCGGAGTTCTTCCTGCCAGCTGAGTGTGAGGATATTCCCATTTCGAACCGACGATTCAGAAGGGGCGGCCGGCAGTTCGGCCGGCGAGGAGACGATGGGGAACATGCGGTCGAAGCGCATGGAGCGGAGGAGGTCGCCCGGTTGTCCGGGGGCGAGGACAGCCAGGGTGACCCCCGTTTCCGTGGCGGCTTTGAAGAGGGAGACCACGCGCCCCATGCCGGTGCTGTCCATGAAGGGCACGCCCGAGAGGTCGAGGACGACACGGCTGCGCCCGTGGGGAAGCCGGACGGGGAGTTGGCCGGCGGAGACGGCATCGGCGCGCCCGTTCCAGACCAGGCTGGCCCAGCCGTCGGGCCGGGAGGATACGGGAGTGGCCGGGGCCCGCGGTTTGGGTGAAAGATGGCGGCGTTGGTTGCGGACGTCGTTGGCGAAAAAGAAGAGGTCGAAGAGGTAGCGTCCACCGAGGCGGCGGGGTTCCTGGGCCATGCGGTAGAGCCATTCGATGCCTAGGGCGCCGGCCCAACCCGGAGCGCGGGAGAACTTGCCCGCCAGGAAATCGAAGGTGGCCCCGATGCCGATGGAGACGGCCGCCCCGTGTTCCTGGAGGTTCATGCCGATCCACTTTTCCTGTTTGGGACAACCGAAGGCGACCAGGAGGATGTCGGCGCGGGCTTCGCGGATGCGCCGGTTGATGCCTGCGTGGTCGAATTCATTGAGCGGTTTGTAGGGAGGGGATTCCATGCCGGCGATTTGTAGCCGGGGGTGTTTTTCCAGCAGGCGGCGGCGGGCTTCGCCCAAGACTTCATCGCTGGCCCCCAGAAAATACAGGCGCCAGCCGAGTTCTTCGGCTTTTTCACAGATTCGGGGCACGAGATCTGAACCGGGGACGCGTTCGGGCAAGGGGGCATTCATCCAGCGAGAGGCCCAGACCAGCGGGGTGCCGTCACAGAGAACGAGATCGGCGGACAGGAGGAGTCGCTGGAGCTCGACATCGCGCGAGGCCTGAGCGGCGAAATCGACATTGGCCGTGGCGATGAAACGGGGGGTCCGTTCCCTGACGGCGGCGGCGATCCAGTCCAGTGTCTGCTCCATCGTTAGGCGGTGGAAGGGGACACCAAGAAGCACCACAGAGGGCTCATCCAAAGAGGCCACAAGATTTACGGTAGGCCCTTGCTGGATGGTGACGAGAAAAAAGCGGAAAATTCAAGGACTGGGCCGGGTGGGTGAGGGTTTCGACTTGAGTCGTAATTGGCGGAAGGCAGAATGCTCGCGTGGGCGCAAGCAAACCCGGCGAACTGGGACGACAACAGGGGAGCGGAGCCGTGGCCGGGGCGGGGTCCGAACTATCGCGCCGGAGTACCCGGGCATTGGGGTTCATCGTGGTCGTCTCCTTTTTGGAACTGCTCCTGGTTCTGGGGGCGGTCTGGCTATCGCGCCACGATGCGGCACACATCAACATGGGGGGGCGCCAAAGGATGCTCTCGCAACGGACTGCTTTTTTTGCCCTGCAACTTTCTTCAGCGCCCGATCCCTCCGCTTATGGGCAATTACTGGGCAAGATCCGTGAAGCCTCGGATGAGATGCGTTCGGCCAACGGCCGGTTGAGCGGTGTCAGTCAGGGTATCTGGGGTTCCGGGAGGCTCAAAGAAGTCTACCAGCCCGGGCCGGGTTCGCTTCACGATCAAGTGGAGAATTACCTTTCCCTGGCCGGCCAGATCGGCTCCTTTCCATATTCCGAACGGGCGGCCGCGCAGCCCTTGATCGAGCAACTCAAGGCGGAGGCTGCGGGATCGCTGCTGACCCGCCTGGATCAGGCGGTGCTTCTGCACCAGCAAGCGGCGGAAAGTCACTGGAAACAGCTGGTTGGGTTGCAGATTGCCCTCTTTTTTCTCAGCCTGCTGGCCATCCTGTCCGCTGGTTGGTTCGGCATCCGCCCGATGACGCGGCAACTGGAAAGAGAAAACCGCGAGTTGTTGCTGGCGCAGGAAAAGCAGAACGAAGCCGTGCGCCAGGCCGAGGCGGCGAGCATGGCCAAGTCCCTTTTCCTGGCCAACATGAGCCATGAAATCCGGACCCCGCTCAATGGAATCATAGGCATGGCGGAACTTCTGGCTTCGACCCCACAGGACAGCCAACAGCATGAATTCACCCGTTCGATCCGCAAGAGCGGGGAAACCCTCCTGCAGTTGCTCAATGACATCCTGGATTTTTCCAAGATCGAATCCGGGCACATGGATCTGGAACGGATCGAATTCAGTTTGGAGGAAGTGGTGGGGAACTCGGTGGACCATGTCATCACCCGGGCGGCGGAGAAGGGCGTGGAGATGGGATACAACATCGACCCGGCGGTCCCCCTGAGTCTCATGGGTGATCCGACCCGTCTGGGCCAGATCCTCACCAACCTCATCGCCAACGCGGTGAAGTTCACCCAAAAAGGCGAGGTCAGCCTGAAAGTCACCGCGCCAGGGCCCGGATGGGTTCGCTTCGAGGTGCGTGACAGCGGCATCGGTATTTCCCGCGAGGAACAAGCGCGGTTGTTCAAGACCTTCAGCCAGGTGGACGCATCGACCACCAGGAAATTTGGCGGCACTGGACTGGGTCTGGCCATCTGCCGGAGATTGTGTGAGCTCATGCAGGGCAAGATCGGGGTGGAAAGCGAATTGGGCCGGGGGAGCATGTTCTGGTTTGAGTTGCCCCTGGGGGCGGGTCGTTCGGCCGTGGAGGATCGCACCAAGGTGGTGCATGCCCGCCTCGAGGGCAGGAGGGTGTTCATTCTTGATGACCAGCAGGTGAACGGAAAGATCCTTGAAATGCACCTGCGCAACTGGGGCATGGAATGCGACATCTTCCTTGAACCGGAGGAAGCGCTTGCCCGGATTCGTTCCGGAGTTTCCTACGATCTGGGCTTGGTCGATTACCAGATGCCGGGCATGGACGGGCTGGGTTTCGCGCACCAGGTGCGGAAGATCCTCGACAAGGACCGCCTTCCGATGATCCTCATTTCCTCGGTGAGTGATCCCGGTTTGATCGCGGACGACCCCGTGCAGCCTTTCCAAGCGGTCGGCCACAAGCCGGTGCATGCGCCGATCTTGCGCCGGTTGGTGGTCCAGGTGATGGCCGGTTCTAAGCGGCTGCGGCGAATCACCCAGACGGTTTCCCTCAAGCAGGTGAATCTCGGGCGGGAGTATCCCCTGCGGCTCCTTCTGGCCGAGGACAATCCCACCAACCAGAAGGTTGCGCTCCATCTGCTCAAGCGCCTGGGCTACACCGCGGATCTGGCCGAAAACGGGCGCATGGCGGTGGAAATGGCGGGACGGGGGGGATACGATCTTATCTTCATGGACGTGCAAATGCCGGAAATGGACGGCCCGGAGGCCACCGCAGAAATCCGGCGCCTTCCCGGAATCCGCCAGCCGCGCATCGTCGCCTTGACGGCCAATGCCATGAAAGGGGACAGGGAACGCTACCTGGCCGCCGGGATGGACGATTACCTGAGCAAGCCGGTGCGGTTGGAGGACCTGGAGGAGGCCTTGTTGCGTGCTGTTGTTCCTGCTGATCCGGCTTTGGCGGGGCAAGGTCGGGAGGAGGCGGCGACCGGGGAGGAACTGGAGGTCGATGTCACGCAGGTCGATTCTTTGGTTGATGGATTGGGACCGCAATTTCCGGTTGTGCTGGGTGAACTCGAGCGAGCATTTGCCGAACGCATCAGAACCTTCCAATCCCTGGCCGCAACCGGTCAATGGGCGGAGGCTCGGGCGACCGCGATCGAATTGGCCGGTGAAATCCAACCGTTCGGTCTGCGCCGTTTGGTGGAATTTCTGGAGGCGGTGGGCCGTTTCGAGGAAGCCCCGCCGCCCGCCACGCTGGCGGAATGGGGCCAGTCGATCGCCCTGCTTTTTGACCGGGGACTTCTGGTTCTGAAAGAACGGGCCCGGCTATGAATCTGCAGGCCATGGATTACTTGCGGTTTGTTGGAGCTACGGTTTTCATTTTCCTGGCCGCGGTGTTTTTTTTCCGTCAGTTGATGCGGCCGGCTGCTCCGGGACAATACTGGTGGGTGGTGGTTTTCGCGTCCATTGCCGGGCATGAGACGGTGGAATTGATGGAGATTTGGTTCGGGGTGCTGGCGCGGTGGCCCCATCTCAATTTGGCGGTGATGGTGGTGGGCACGGTGGTGCTGGTTTGTGCCGGTGCCCGGCGTTCTTTCCACACCCCTTTCTTGATCGTCCCGTTTTTGGCGGGCGCGCTCTGCTTCCTTTTGCCCGCCGCGATGCTGAATGATGGCGAGGTTCTCTTTTCCGTCCTTCTTTTCCCAGTGGCAGGACTTTGGGCTTCTTTTCGGACTCGCCAGTCGGAAACGGAGCCGGGCGCCAGACTGTGGTGGATTCTCTTGTCATGCTGGTTCCTTTGTTTTTCCGCAGAGTTTCTGCTGCAATTCTGGAGCTTGTCCGCGTCCCAATGGATGTGGCTTCCGGCCCTTCTGCTGGTAAGCGGGGTTGCGGTGCTGGTTTGGCGTGATTTGCTGGCCACTCCGATGGAGGGGAGTTTTATCTCCCGTTCGGTCCACTCCGGGAAAACACGCACCGATTGGGTGCCCTTGCTGATTCTGGCCCTGATCCTGGCGTTGGGATGGCCGCTGACCCACCTGGCCGGACATTGGGCCTGGCAGGGAATCACCGCTTCATTGCTCGACCGCACAGCAGTGGCGGCCGCTTCACTGGATCCGAACCAAGTGGACCAATTGGTGAAAGCACCCAACCCGACCCAGGCTCCTTCTTATGGGGCCATCCGGGAAATTCTCGGGCGCATGCACCGGGCTGACGCGCGGATGCGTTATGTCTATCTCATGGGGCAGAAGCAGGGCCGGGTGGCGTTTTTGGCCGAGGCAGAAGGGCCGGACAATGCGGTTCCCGGGGAGGCCTATGAAGATGCCAGCCCGGAATTGGTGGCGTCCTTCACCAATGGAAAAGCATTCGTCGAGGGTCCCTTGCCTGATGCCTGGGGAATCTGGGTCTCAGCGCTGGTTCCCTTGCCCGATGAAAACCGGGGAGTGCGGGCGGTTTTTGGCATCGATCTGGATGCCCACGAAGTCATGGCGGAAGTGGCCAAGTACCGGATGGTGGCCGTTTTGGGCACCGGATCGATGGCTTTGATTGTGCTCGGGTTTTCCCTCAGCCTGGTCTGGAGTCGGCACCAGTCCCGCCGTCTCGAATCCATTGAGTTGCAGGCCCGCTTGCTCGACCGGGCCATCGGCCAGATCAATACCGGCGTGGTCATCGCCGACATGTCGCTGCCGGATCATCCATTGATTTACGTCAATCCAGCCTTCACCCGCATGACCGGATATGGAAAGGAGGAATGCCTGGACCGGAATTGCCGTTTCCTCCAGGGGCCGGAGACCTCGGGCGCGGAAATCAGGAGAATCCGCGAGGCCGTCCGCCTCCACCAAGCCTGCACCGTGACCCTGCTCAATTACCGGAAAGATGGGTCCTCGTTCTGGAACGAACTCACGCTTTACCCGATTTTCTCATCCGTAGGGATGTTGGCCTATTACGTTGGCATCCAGAACGATGTCGGTGAACGGGTTCTTTTCCAAGAGGCATTGAAAGTGGCCAAAGATGCCGCGGAGCAGGCCAACCGAGCCAAGTCCCATTTCCTGGCCAACATGAGCCATGAGATCCGCACCCCGCTCAACGGCATCATTGGCTCGATTGAACTGATGGAAAGTCGTCTGCAATCGGACGATATGAACGAGTACCGGGACACACTCCGCGCCAGCGCCGACCACCTGCTCTCGTTGATCAACGACATCCTGGATTTTTCCAAGATCGAATCGGGCAAAGTGGAACTGGAGGAGGTGACGGTGGATCTTCCCCTCCTGGTCGAGGAGGTGTTCGATCTGGTACGCGGGCCCGCGGGAAAAAAGAAACTGGCCATGGCCCATTTCTGGGAGTCGGACTCCCCGAGGGAGGTCCGGGGAGATCCGGTTCGTCTGCGGCAGATCCTGCTCAATCTACTCAGCAACGCGGTCAAGTTCACCTCGGAGGGCGAGGTGCGCCTGATGGTGGGTCCAGCCGGCCCGTCGGGCTGGGAACTGGAAGTGAGCGATACCGGCGTGGGATTGAGTCCGGAACAACAGGCGCATCTTTTCCAGCCCTTTGCCCAGGCAGATGCCTCGACGACGCGCCGATTTGGTGGCACCGGATTGGGCCTGGCCATCATCAAGAGGCTGGTCGAACAGATGGGGGGAGGGGTGGGTTTGGAAAGCAGGGCCGGAGAAGGCGCCTGCTTCAAGGTGCGGTTGCCGCTGCCCGTGCTCAACCGGGTCAAGGATGGACCGCTTCCCCGCGATTGGAAGGGCAGGACGATCGGCCTTTGTGGCATCGAACCCCTGACAGCCCGGTGTATCAAATCGGCGGCGGCGGTCTGGGGCGTGTATGTGCGCATTGAATCGATCGAGACCTGGGATCCGTCCAGACCCGGGGTGTCGGCATGGCTCCTGGGCGAAGAATTGGCGGGAAGGGTCCTGGACGGGCAGAGGTCGGTGCCCGCGCACGTGCCAGTTCCGGTGGCCGTGGTGGCCTCGGGCCTGCAGAGCCCGGCGCTGTCCGTACCGGTGCTCGCCTGGCCGTTGCGTCCGGGCAGGTTGCGGCATCTCCTGAAAAACTGGTCGGCGTCCTCCTCCGCTGTCGACGAGGACAAGACCAGCCCGAAATCCGTGGCAGTCAGCGCGAACCCCCTGGATATTCTGGTGGCGGAGGACAACCAGATCAATCAACGGATCGCGGTGGAGATGCTCCGTCGCCTGGGACACCGGGTCGAGAGCGTATCCGATGGCCGAGCCGCCGTTTTGGCGGTGGAGTCGCACGCGTTCGATCTTGTTTTCATGGACGTCCAGATGCCGGTCATGGGCGGACCGGAGGCGGCGGCGGAAATCCGCAGCCGGATGACCGGTAGGAGACGTCCTTACATCGCCGCCCTGACCGCCAATGCCCTGATGGGGGACCGCGAGAAATTGATCGCCGGGGGGATGGATGATTACCTCAGCAAGCCGGTGACTCGGACGAAACTGCAGGAAGTGATCGAACGGGCGCAGCTTGCACGGTCGATGGGGCCCGCGTTGGATGCCGGGGCGCTTGAGGCCATGGCCCAGGGATGGCCCCCGGAATTTGAAGAGATTTACCAGGGCTTTGTCAGGGAAGTGCCCGGCATGTTGGAGCGGTTGTTCCGCGCCGAAGCGGGGGAAGCCCGCAATCTGGCCCATCAGTTGAAAGGAAGCGCCTCCAGTTTCGGCTTCAAGGCCTTTGCCGGAATGATGGCCTCGCTGGAGTCCGAGGCCAAGGAAGGCCGGTTGCCACCGGGCGGAAGCACGGCAAAGGCGGGAGAACTCTGGGCCCGTTCTGTTGCCGAGGCCGGGGAAGTGCGCAGCAGGCTTCGCGTTGATATCCCCAAGGGTTGAGTGAATCCCCAATGCCAATAACTGCCGAATCGGTGCTAAGACGCCTTTTTGCGGGCACCAAGTCTATCCTCTTAGAGCGGTTTGCATTTGATTAGCAGTGGTTTCAACACGTTTCTCTTACTCGCTCTCGTGCGCGTTCTCTCCCATTCAGAGAGCAGGAGAAAGAGAAAGAGTATGGGAACGAGCAGCTGATCAAATGCAAAATGCTCTAATCCACAAGGGACAACAAGGGGATGGGCCTAGCCTTTGATCAAGGGCGGCAGTTTTTCAGGGGGAAGTCTAACTACTGACCAGCAGTTGCTTCACCTGTTCTTGCATTTGGATCGGACTGAAGGGTTTGGTGACAAAATGGGATACGCCCAGCTGTCCGGCTTCGTCGCGCATCGTTGCGGCTCCCCGTGCGGTCAGGATGATCACGGGCATGGTGGCCCCCTCCTTCAACCGACGGAGTTCACGCACGGTTTCGAATCCATCCTTACCCGGCATCATCACATCAATGACCAACAAATCGACCCCTCCTTGGGCGACACGGGCCAGGGCTTGTTCGCCGTCGGAGACCGATTCCACTTTGCAGCCGATCTTGCCCAGGGTGAAGGTGAGCAGGCGCAGCATGTGCTTTTCGTCGTCGCACAGTAGGATGGTTTTGTTGTTCATGGGAGGGGGAGTCTTTCCAAGACCAGGAGACTGCGGTCGTCGCCCGCCGCACGGTTGCCGCAGAATTCGTCGATC encodes:
- a CDS encoding response regulator, which codes for MNNKTILLCDDEKHMLRLLTFTLGKIGCKVESVSDGEQALARVAQGGVDLLVIDVMMPGKDGFETVRELRRLKEGATMPVIILTARGAATMRDEAGQLGVSHFVTKPFSPIQMQEQVKQLLVSS